The genomic stretch AATTTCTTAGCAATGAGGTGAAAATATGCTCAAAGTAATAAACAAGACATTGCGAGGCAAACATGAATCCAGGTGTTGCCCCTAAGGTTACGAAATTACCAGAGTGACGAAAATTCGAGTGTCATCCGTCAAGATTATAATATTACTAGGTTGGCGTAAATTCAAGTGTCATTCGTCAAGGTTACGAAATTACCAGAGTAACGTAAATATAAGTGTCATCCGTCAAAGTTACAAAATTATAGGGTGACACAAACATCACATGAAGGGGGCAGCCGGTCATCTTCCAAGTTAGAATGATAGGGTGACACAAAACAATGTTGCTGATAGAACATGATGAATTCCcgtcgacttccaagtcaaataaaaaaaaatcgatCAAGACTCTGCCACGATGAACCACTTTGAAAGTGTACATGACAAAGTCtcgagggggcaatttgtaggcactAAAAAATTATTTGAGTGTCTAAAATAcagaaattaattaatttgaattaataataaatacATTACTCAATTTAAATATTTTTGTCCCTTTAAAATCAAATTTAGGTCATTCTGAGTTATTTGGAACATGACAGAAGTCAAATTGGGTTAAAATCGAAAACAAGCCTAAAAATGAGACTGCGAGTAGAAGCTCGAGAAAAGCCCAACTTTTCTTTATAAATAGCCAAAGCTTTGTCATTGGAAGGGATAGAGAAAGAAAAAATCGAAGAAAGGAGAAGAAATTGAAAGCTCTGGAATTCTCTTTGAAAACCTCGTGAAATTCATATCATAAGAAGTTAACAAGCACAACAAATACGTGCCGACTAAGCAAGAAAactcaaaaattcaaactcaaatatTCAGACATTCAAACTAGCTCAAATATTCAGACATTAGATCGATGATATGGAACGAAACAATCATCTTTGTCTTATATAATATGAAATGTGACCGTAACTATCGCATAAGACGAGCTTATACTGTGAGACGGTCTCATTATGTAAAAAGACTACTGATTAGTAGAATTAAATGAATACTCTTATTTTATTAAAATGGACCGTATTACGTATGAGATAGTCTTATCCTATAACTTAAGGAAATATGCAATATAAAGTTTGAGAAAAGACAAAGtacaaaataaaagaataatagtTTAAAGTTTTAACCAATAGTCTAcctaaaaaacaataaaaaattaaTAAAGAAGGATAATAGTCCAGTTAAACATTTAATAAAGAAACAAAAAGGTGAGGTCCACAAAACAAACTAAGTGGAAAAAAATGTCACACCTAGTAGTCGAACGAGTGACAACTGATACATTATGTACTTTAACTGTGGAATTTTACTAAAGTACGGAGGCCCTTTGGGCCCTGGTTCATAGAATTGAATTAAACCCCCAATGGACTGCCCCTGGGTACCATCCATCTAGATCAAAACAAttcctatttatttttatttttatttttattttttttggcagCCGACAAGAGAGATTCCTATGATGTCTGCATCGCCTCCGAGCAAGTCGATGTGCCTCAACATTTAGGTTCTTACACACATAGCTAAAACACAAACAATGAAAAGAAGCAGATAATGAAGAAATATCCTCGAGGATTCCTTTAATAAGGTAGTGCTAGTCTTCCTTTCCGGCCCACTACAGCAGAAGTTGAAGGCAATCAGAGGAGACTTCAAGGTGGAGAATCCCACGTCCACAGGCCCATTGGAGAACCTCTTTAACCCCCAAAGCCTTGGCTTGTAGAGGAGACTCCGCCCGACCTTTCACACTTCCTTCAAAGAATAAGTCCCCCGACCCTCCAAAGGCTACCCAACCAAAAGTCGCCGCATAAGAGTTTTCCCAGCTTGAGTCAACCTTTACCCTCATCATCCTACATGAACCAAACCTACCAACAGCGACTTCATTAGCCAACTCATGACTATCTTGACTGACCCCTAAGACATTTGATTGTAGTTGCAGCAGTTTCTTTTGTAGCTTTAAGAGCCCAATTAACCAAAAGATTGTATTTCACAAAAAATACCTTGGGTATAGCCCCCTTGAAATGATGTGGCAACCGAGATTTTGGGCCAAAGCAGCCGGTTCCCAAGGTGAAAAGATGAGCACAAAATTGCAAAGATTCCATTCGAAAGCAACATCAAATGGTCCCCTTTTGATACAAGCAAAATGCCAAGCAAGGAAGGAACTTTAAACATAATCATGGCAGTCCAAGGAGCTGTCCATTTTGCCTTGTTTATTGTACTTTGTCtactttgtatttttgttttgtttctctTTAATTTATGGCCTTAGGATCTATTGTTAGATGGATGGCCTAGATGCTTTGTGAGTCTCGATAAAAGGAGCTCATTTGCCTTGTGACAAATCAGATTGAGGTTTATGAGAAATGAATTTAAGAGGTTTTTGAAACCCCTTtgtttagttctttgcttagtgcttgaacaacctcctttgcttagtgcctGTAGATGACTCTATCCATTTtcttagtgctttggaagagtattatcctaggcttaaacatgttttgtgatcttgtttaagtcatataTTTCTATATTTCTCACAAATAAAACCTCCAAAATAGCCCCCAAACCGAAACAATACAAACACATGAAAACAGCATGTTTCAATGGTGATTATACATTCCCTCTGACTGTTCGTTTTGTTATTTTGGTCCTGTTTTATGTTGTGTGATGGGTTTGTTGTTTTTAGTCGTGGTTCTTCCTCCCTTTCTCATTTGCTCTTGCTAATGTGAGGGTAAGGACAAGCCAAACGGTTTCCGGGACCGTCCTATCCATAGCCCGATTTTAGGTctcttttatttcttgtttttgGGGTCATTTGTGACGGTCTTAATTTATGTTGCAATTGTTGTcatttttgctgcgttttttggcATATTTTGGGCTGATTAAGAACCACACTATCGTTTTACTTCAAAATGGTATCTGTGGATCGGCTCTTGAGTTTTTTTAAACTAAGACGATCTTGGGAAATGGTGGTCCTTGGTGTTTTAGGGTGTGACCTCTCAAATCTGGGCGCGGCTTGATTTGTGAGTGTTAGCTTTTGTTGGAGCATTTGTGTGTTGCTTGGGTCGAGTTGGCTAATAAGAGGGTTCGGTCTTTGCTATGTGCTTGACTAGAATGGGCTCTTGTTGTCTCCCTCTTTAACATCTATACTACATTCTCTACTACTCCCCTAGGGTGAACACTAGACCTATTAGCAAGTTGGACTACCACCCTAGTACTCTTTAAAGGACCAAGCTTAAGAGACTCATAAACATGGAAGGGAATGACATTTATCGATGCTCCTAGATCTAACATGGCTCTTTCAAACCGTATATCACCTATAGTGCAAGGTATAGTAAAGACACCCGGATCACTACACTTAGGAGGAGTCTTACTCTTAAACAAAGCTGACACAAATTCACTAGCTTTACCCTTGGGCTTTTTCAAACTACgttcctttttatttcttttaattgtaCATAGTTCTTTTAAAAACTTTACATACCTAGGAACACTCTTAATAAAATCAAGTAAAGGAAAATTTACCTCGCATTTACGAAAGGTTTCGTAAATATCAGTGTCAGGCTCCTTCTTTCTTGTGTCCTTCAAAGCCTCAGGAAAAGGTGGCAGTGGCTCATATGAAGGCATGGATGGTGTCACCTCCTTTGAATTATATGCATCTTCTTCTCCTCCATCTTTCAGTAGCTTATCATCTTCCACCACTaactcctcttcttcttgaatAGTCACCACCTTAGGCTTAGCTTTTGGCTTTTCAATCTCCACCAATTGTCTACAATTTCTCAATGACACAACACTCACATTCTCTCTAGGATTCAGAACTGTTTGAGATGGTAAAGCACCCGATTGTTTAGCTTCCAGCCGATTGACCGCAGTAGCCAATTGACTAACTTGATTCTCAAGATTCTTGAAATTTTGCTTATTTTCTGCTTTATCTTGAGTGACACTTATGGTAAGAGCCCGAATCATGTCCTCAGTAGACATTGATGAGCTCGGTGTATCTTGTGGTGGTGCCTGAGGTACGGAGGGTTGCTCTTGTAGTCGCATAATAAACTGACCTCTAGGAGGGCCAGATGATGAGTTAGCTTGAGAATTTCCCCAACGAAAGTTGGGACGAACTTTCCATCCTTCATTATAAGTATTAGAGTATGGATCTCATTTCTTGTTTGGAATACTCTCTCATACACCATTCACCGACTGAGAATCACCCTCTTGCATTTGAGGGCACAAATCGCTCGGATGACCCTTAGTAGAGCATATACCACAAATAACAACCATTTGTCTGCCAGATAACATATCACGAAGCGTGGAAGCAATATTATCAACCTTTTCTTCCAAGCCAGGATTAACACCCATAGCACTCACTCCTCTCCATGAAGGTCTTCTCTCAAACTGTCTAGAGGTCTCAGCTAGCTTTGTGATAACCTCACAAGCTTCATCTGGATTATTGTTGGCTATATTTCCTCCACAAGCAGAATGAATCATACGACGGTCATCTTGGTTCAGTCCACCACAAAATTACATTATGAGATCATGTTCGGAGTAACCATGGTAGGGGCAACTGGCACATAACTGCTTAAACTTTTCAAGGTACTCGCACAAAGTTTCTCCGTCTTGCTGCTCAATATTACTGATGGCTCTTTTCAGTTGAGCTGATCGAGAAGGCGGAAAATACTTCTCCAAGAATGctttcttcatacctatccaAGTAGTGATACTCGTCGGTGGTAGATAGTTTATTAACCAGTCTCTCGCATTGCCTTTCAAGGAGAAAGGAAAGGCTCTCAATTTTAATTGCTCATCTGTGACATCAACTGGCTTCATACCGGTGCACACAATACGAAAGTCCGAAAGATGCTTATTCGGATCCTCAATACTCGTCCCACTGAAACTCGGTAATTGATGTATCAATCCAGATTTCAGTTCAAAGGTAACTCCATCATCCAATGCTGGAAAAGTGATGCATAATGGCTGAACAACAAGATTTGGAGCTGTGAGCTCCTTTAATGTACGGGTCTCTTGGGCCATATTCTCAGTGGTAATAGAAATTTCGACGTATCTGAATTAGAGTGTAAATCCTCCTTGGAATCTGGGTGCTCAAAAACAACTAACTGACTCCCACTGATATGCTTCAACCTGAAAAGTGTCCGCTCAATCTCTGAGTTGTAAGGCTCGAGTGGATGGTTAGTAGAACGGGTATTAtgcataaacaaaaataaaacaaaaccaaGACTCTATACTACAAAACACACAAATTAACTATTGCcttccccggtaacggcgccaaaatttggtgagCCGAAGTCGTATGCTCCCAAAAATAAGTAATAAAATCCTATTACCTTaactatatagtagaggtaaCTCGGGTGTTGAATCCACAGGGAAGACGATGTAATTAATATGTAAAAGTAAAGAGTACAAGTAACAATAATAGGGGGGTTTTGTGATTAAATAAGCTAATGACTAATAAAACAAGGAACAggtaaataaaatgaattcaGATGATTAAAGGTCTTGGTTCaacaaacatccactatcaacaaaCTAATTGGTCTTCGATTGTCTTCAATTCGATTACTCTCAAGCACTTTATTGTGGAAATACAAGTTTCCCTTTCCTCTTAAGTTTAGTCAACTAACTCGAAACGCGATACTAGAAGACCCTAATTATTGAACAATCTAAGCCAAACATCTAGATTTAATCCAATAACAGCTTTAACAATCCAAGGAAGCAATAaagataacgatctttaacacacgCGGTTAACGATTCGAATTATATGTCTAGTCTCTACTTCGTCCTAATAACGATGAAACGCATACAAATTATTAGGGTAAAGTTTGCTACTTTAGTCTAGATTAATTGAACAATTACGGATTCAATTTCTAAACATGCAATAGATTAAAGTAAACAATTACTAATTGATCAGATTAGCAAAAAgaaacaataatcataaaatacgagcaagagacataaacaatacttgagaaataaaagagagaaagaacaatctcacaattaattagtCAATAGCTTCAATCTGTCGATCCAAGAAAGGGAGGATTAGTTCCTCATAATTTCTAAGCAAAagtaattagggttctaagagagtttttcCCCAAATTACACTTATTGTATGAAATAATATGAATGGtaatatcctaataataataactaataataataatatctctaGCTGAAAGTTGGAAACAAAGGAAATAAAATACGAGTAGAGCTGAGACACGGGCGACCCGCGCCTACGACCGAGACCCGCGCGACTTGCTGTCCAGAAACTTGCGTAAATGTTGCTCCACGTGCAATTGTGACATATTTTGCTTTTTGTTTCTCCATGTTGGGCCATAAGGGAACAAGGCCATCTGCCTATTATCTCCTCAATTGTTAGCCTTCCAATTCTTTGGGACTGATTACATTAGTGGCCCGGTGACCACATTTCCTTCATTTCCATTAAATCCCATAATTTGCCAACAATTTCACCAAATACTATTAACATTCTCAATGAGAATTAACACAATTTCACCTGTTAAAACTCACTTATTTTACCAATAATCCCTCAAATCGACATTTATATACCGTACTAAACCCGTCTTATCATTAGTTCTTTGGAAGAGTATTATActaggcttaaacatgctttgtgatcttgtttaagtcatatctttctATTTTTCTCACAAATAAAACCTCCAAAGCAGCCCCCAAACCGAAACAATACAAACACATGAAAACAGCATGTTTCAATGGTGAATTAACAGTCCGTCTGACTATTCGTTTTGTTATTTTGGTCCTGTTTTGTGTCGTATGATGGGTTTGTTGTTTTTGGTCGTGGTTCTTCCTCCTTTATCATTTGCTCTTGCTAATGTGAGGTTAAGGACAAGCCAAACGGTTTTCGGGACCGTCATATCCCTAGCCCTGTATTAGGTctcttttatttcttgtttttgGGGTCATTTGTGACGTTCTTAATTTATGTTGCAATTGTTATCGTTTATGCTGCGTTTTTTGGCCTATTTTGGGATGATTAAGGACCACATTCTCGTTTTACttcaaaatggtatcagagcttcggctcttgcatTTTCTTAAACCAAGACGATCTTGGGAAATGGTGGTCCTTGGTGTTTTAGGGTGTGACCTCTCAAATATGAGCGCGGCTTTATTTTTGAGTGTTAGCTTTGGTTCGAGCATTTGTGTGTTGCTCGGGTCGAGTTGGCTAACAAGAGGGTTCGGTCTTTGTTATGTGCTTGAATAGAATGGGCTCTTGTTGTCTCCCTCTTTAACATCTATACTACATTTTTTTTTCTGAAATTATAATTGTTTTTTGAAATCGTCTTTTGTTATACCATGTTCTTAACCGCGAAAGTTTGAGGACAAACTTTTCTCAACAAAGGGAGTTTGAAACGAATGTGGCAACCGAGATTTTGAGCCAAAGCAGCCGGTTCCCAAGGTGAAAAGATGAGCACAAAATTGCAAAGATTCCATTCAAAAACGACATTAAATGGTCCCCTTTTGATACAAGCAAAATGCCAAGCAAGGAAGGAACTTTAAACATCATCATGGCAGCCCTTTTTCACGGTTCAAACAGTCCAAGGAGCTGTCCATTTTGCCTTGTTTATTGTACTTTGTCTACTTTGTATATTTGTTTTGTTTCTCTTTAATTTATGGCCTTAGGATCTATTGTTAGATGGATGGCCTAGATGCTTTGTGAGTCTCTATAAAAGGAGCTCATTTGCCTTGTAACAAATTAGATTGAGATTTATGAGAAATGAATTTAAGAGGTTTTAGAAACCCCTTtgtttagttctttgcttagtgcttgaacaacctcctttgcttagtgcttggagatgactctatccatttgcttagtgctttggaagagtattatcttaggcttaaacatgctttgtgatcttgtttaagtcatatctttctATCTTTCTCACAAATAAAACCTCCAAAACAGCCCCCAAATCAAAACAATACAAACACATGAAAACAGCATGTTTCAATGGTGATTAAACAGTCCGTCTGGCTATTCGTTTTGTTATTTTGGTCCTGTTTTGTGTCCTATGATGGGTTTGTTGTTTTTGGTCATGGTTCTTCCTCTCTTTCTCATTTGCTCTTGCTAATGTGAGGGTGAGGACAAGCCAAACGGTTTCCGGGACCGTCCTATCCCTAGCCCGGTGTTAGGTctcttttatttcttgtttttggggtcatttgtgacggtcttaaattatgttgtaattgttgtcgtttttgctgcgttttttggcCTATTTTGGGCAGATTAAGGACCACACTCTCGTTTTACttcaaaatggtatcagagcttcgccTCTTGTGTTTTCTTAAACCAAGACGATCTTAAGAAATGGTGGTCCTTGGTGTTTTAGGGTGTGACCTCTCAAATCTGGGCGCGGCTTGATTTGTGAGTGTTAGCTTTGGTTCGAGCATTTGTGTGTTGCTCGGGTCGTGTTGGCTAACAAGAGGGTTCGGTCTTTGCTATATACTTGACTAGAATGGGCTCTTGTTGTCTCCCTCTTTAACATCTATACTACATTTTTTTTCTGAAATTGTAATTGTTTTTTGAAATCGTCTTTTGTTATACCATGTTCTTAACTGCAAAAGTTTGAGGTCAAGCTTTTCTCAAATAAGGGAGTTTGAAACGAATGTGGCAACCGAGATTTTGAGCCAAAGCAGCCGGTTCCCAAGGTGAAAAAATGAGCACAAAATTGCAAAGATTCCATTCGAAAGCGACATCAAATGGTCCCCTTTTGATACAAGCAAAATACCAAGCAAGGAAGGAACTTTAAACATCATCATGGCAGCCCTTTTTCACGGTTCAAACAGTCCAAGGAGCTGCCCATTTTGCCTTGTTTATTGTACTTTGTCtactttgtatttttgttttgtttctctTTAATTTATGGCCTTAGGATCTATTGTTAGATGGATGGCCTAGATGTTTTGTGAGTCTTTACAAAAGGAGCTCATTTGCCTTGTAACAAATCAGATTGAGATTTATGATAAATGAATTTAAGAGGTTTTTGAAATCCCTTtgtttagttctttgcttagtgcttgaacaacctcctttgcttagtgcttggaaaTGACTCtatccatttgcttagtgctttggaagagtattatcctaggctTTAACATtctttgtgatcttgtttaagttatactccctccaatttcctattatcttccctctttccttttttggtaagtttcattcattttttattaatttctctctcctaaaagATCAACAACCCccattactttatctattctttattcattatttattctttattatttattattttttctcccctataaatttcacaacttacaatactttattctactttattccttctttcttcccctttcttaatttttgtgctcaaaagaaagggaaagataaaagaaaatcggagggagtatatttcTATCTTTCTCACAAATAAA from Silene latifolia isolate original U9 population chromosome 5, ASM4854445v1, whole genome shotgun sequence encodes the following:
- the LOC141655428 gene encoding uncharacterized protein LOC141655428, yielding MAQETRTLKELTAPNLVVQPLCITFPALDDGVTFELKSGLIHQLPSFSGTSIEDPNKHLSDFRIVCTGMKPVDVTDEQLKLRAFPFSLKGNARDWLINYLPPTSITTWIGMKKAFLEKYFPPSRSAQLKRAISNIEQQDGETLCEYLEKFKQLCASCPYHDDRRMIHSACGGNIANNNPDEACEVITKLAETSRQFERRPSWRGVSAMGVNPGLEEKVDNIASTLRDMLSGRQMVVICGWKVRPNFRWGNSQANSSSGPPRGQFIMRLQEQPSVPQAPPQDTPSSSMSTEDMIRALTISVTQDKAENKQNFKNLENQVSQLATAVNRLEAKQSGALPSQTVLNPRENVSVVSLRNCRQLVEIEKPKAKPKVVTIQEEEELVVEDDKLLKDGGEEDAYNSKEVTPSMPSYEPLPPFPEALKDTRKKEPDTDIYETFRKCEVNFPLLDFIKSVPRYVKFLKELCTIKRNKKERSLKKPKGKASEFVSALFKSKTPPKCSDPGVFTIPCTIGDIRFERAMLDLGASINVIPFHVYESLKLGPLKSTRVVVQLANRSSVHPRGVVENLQKKLLQLQSNVLGVSQDSHELANEVAVGRFGSCRMMRVKVDSSWENSYAATFGWVAFGGSGDLFFEGSVKGRAESPLQAKALGVKEVLQWACGRGILHLEVSSDCLQLLL